AAAGTAGAAGATTTCATGAAAGAAAACAATATAGATATTCCCCTAGTAAATATAAACGAAGACCGCGAGGCCATGATGGAATTGATGGAAAAGGGCGGAAAAAGACAAGTTCCATGCCTATACCACGATGGTGAATACCTCTATGAATCTGATGACATCATAGAATTTCTAAAAAAAAATTATAAATAAGGATAAAAATGATTAAACTAATAGCATCTGATATTGATGAAACTATAATAAGTAAGGACCAAAAAGTACCAGAAAGAAATAAAAAAGCTATTAAACAAGCAATTGAAAAAGGCCTAATAGTCATGCTTGCAACAGGCAGGGGCCCATACGAAATTTTCGATATACCAGAACAAGCTGGTGTCATTGCTGATGATAGGTATATAATTTGTTGTAACGGCGCAGTTATAATGAATGTTAAGACTAAGGAAATTATTGATGTGATTGACTTAGACTTTGCCTATGCCAAAAATGTTTTTTCCTATGCCTATGAAAACAAACTCACTTTTTACCTATATACCCTAGATAAAAAATACGGCATCAATTTAACTGACGATACAATAGTTGCAGAAAAGCATATAAATATTTTGGATACTGACAATATTGATTTTCTAAAGGATGAAACTATCCTCAAGCTAATAATCAAAAATGAAGATATGAACCATCTCCAAGCTTTGGAAGTTGATATAGCAAGGATTACTAACTATGACCTTGAGATTTCATATTCTTCAAATATGTATATGGAAATAAATGCCAAAGGCGTAAATAAAGCTGTAGCCCTCAAAAAAGTCTGCGACCATTATGGAATAGACCTAAAAGATGTCTTAGCCATTGGTGATAACTACAACGATGTTGCCATGCTAGAAGAAGCTGGCAGGTCTGTAGCAGTTAGAAATGCAAGACTTCAAGTAAGAGAAACTGCCGACTATGTCACAAGCCTTGATAATAACAAGGGTGCAGTTGGGGAAGCAATAGAAAAATTTGTTTTAAACCTATAAAAAATTTACAAAGAAAAAGACTAAGGAAGGAAAATCCTCCTTAGTCTTATTTTTATCCAAAATATTAATAATAATCCCTATTTGTCATATACCTATATCCAAAATAGATAAGTCCCCCAAAGATAATTAGAGGTAGAAGATGGGTTAGGATACCAAAGACAATTACTATTGGTAAGACTATAAGACCTCCAATTAGTAAAAATGGAAGGCTTACAAGGCCAAGAGTGAGACCTAAGACTCCTAAGATCAATTTAAAAACTAATTTTATAAGTGGGATGCCAATGAAAAAGGCCCCTATAATTAAAAGTAAGGTTAACATATTGAACTCCTTTTGTTAATATTATACATATTTTAAAGTTCTATGTCAAGTATCTTAAGATTATTTTTGATATTCTTTTATATCTTAAGTTTGATTTTAATATATGTAAGGGACAAAAAAAGGGAGCATAGCTCCCCTAAAATTATTTTCTAAAACCAAGTTCGTGGTCAAGGATGTAGATTCCACCCCAGTTTCCGTTGATTCTTTCAAGTCTTGTTACGATTTTACCTACAGAGTCTTCTTCTTCAACTTGTTCGTCGATGAAGCCTTTGATGAAAGAAAATACTCTAAGATCTTCATCTTTTGCAATTTCTGCGATTTCGTGAATTCTTCTTGTAACTTCTTTTTCGTGAGCTAGGGCTGCTTTAAATACATCTACTAGGCTTTCGTAGTCATATTGTGGTTCAGCAATTGCTTTATATCTAACATCATAGCCTACTTCTTGAAGGAAATGTTTCATAGCTTCGCCGTGTCCGATTTCTTCTTTAACTTGTTCGTCAAACCAGTGGGTATATCCATCAAGTTCAAGTCTATCTGTATAAGCAGCCATTGCTTTGTAGATGTATGCTGACTCATATTCAAAGTTCATTTGTTCATTTAATAAATCTAATACTTTACTCATTTATTTCTCCTTTTTCTAGCATCTCTCCGTATGGGATATACACTCCGTATATCTCTAGGTTTCTAGCTAAAATCTCCTTTATTACTTGTGTTGTATTTTTGGAGTTTATTTTGACTGTAAAAGTCTTATCCTTAATCATAAACTCATCCTCAGTTACTATACCATTCGATTTTAGGGCGCAAAAAATTTCCATTGCCTCCTTCTTAGTTAATTTGTCATCTAATTGGAAGCTAAAGGGAAAAACTTCTGCATTTTCTTCTAAAGGATTTATTTTTTTAATTAAAAGTAAGTCTTTCATAGCCATCTCCTATTAGTAAAGATACCCAATTTTAAAAAAACTTAACAATTATTTTCTTCCATCTCTTTTTTTGAAAAAATACAGCCACAATATTCTTGCCTGTAGATGCCGTATTCTTTAGAAAGCTCGATTGATTTTTTGTAGCCGTCCCTTTTCTTAAAGTCTGCGAAAAGATATTTAACCCCGTATTCTTTTTCGAGTTCTTCCCCTATTTCATTAAGCCATTGGGCGTTTTTGTAAGGAGAAATCGAAAGGCTAGTTGTGAAATAATCGTAAGATTTTTCCTTGGCAAGCCTTGCAGTTTCAGCTAGTCTTAGCTTATAGCAATCATAGCAAGCCTCGCCGAATTCCTTGTCATCCTTCCTTTTTTGGGAAACTTCGTAAAAGTCTTTCATATCATTGGCTGGAATTATCACCTTTCCTTCAAAATGAGATTTCTCTGCCACTTTTTTTAAATTTTCAGCACGCTTATCAAGTTCTTCTCTTGGATAGATCATGGGGTTATAAAAATATAGGTCCATATCAAAATGGTCCCTAAGCCTTTCAATAACTTGTGTTGAGCATGGCCCGCAGCAAACCTGGAGCAAAAGCCTAGGTTTTTCGCCATTTTCATCAAGTTTTTTAATAATATCTTCCATGACCTTATTGTAATTTATTTTATTCATATAAAACCTTTCAAGCAAAAAAATCGCAAGAATAAAATTCCTGCGATTTGTATTTGTATATTATCTCTTTGAGAATTGTGAAGATTTTCTTGCCTTTTTGAAACCAGGTTTCTTTCTTTCTTTTTTACGTGAATCACGTGTTAAGAAACCAGCTCTCTTTAGGGCAATTCTTAGGTCTGGGTTTGCTTCTACAAGAGCTCTTGCGATAGCGTGTCTGATAGCTCCTGCTTGACCATTAAATCCACCACCGTTAACATTTACTCTAATGTCATAGCTTGTTAGGTTTTCTGTTAATGTTAGTGGGCTTCTTACTACAATTTTAAGAGATTCAAAATCAAAATATTGATCTAAATCTTTTCCGTTTATGATTATTTTTCCAGATCCTGGTACCATTGTTACTCTTGCAACAGAGGTTTTTCTTCTACCAGTTGATTGAATAATGTTTCCTGCCATATTTTACTCCTTACTTAAGATCCAAAGCTTCTGGGAATTGTGCTTCATGACCGTGGTCGCTGCCAGCATAAACTCTTAGTTTCTTTGCCATTTGACGACCTAGTTTGTTGTGTGGAAGCATTCCTACTATTGCATGTTCTACAATTCTTTCTGGATATTTAGCCTTCATGTCTTTGAATTTAGTGATTTTTAGACCACCTGTGTATCCAGAATATCTCTTGTATTCTTTTTGGTCTTCTTTGTTTCCTGTAAGCACTACCTTGTCAGCGTTGATTACTATTACATAATCTCCTGTGTCAAAGTGTGGAGTAAAGGTTGGTTTGTTCTTTCCTCTTAGTATTGCTGCAACTTGGCTAGCTAGTCTACCTAGAACCATGCCTTCTGCATCAACAACATACCATTTTCTTTCGATGTTTGATGGAGTCGCAGTCCATGTCTTTTGATGTTTCATCTCATCCTCCTATAATTTTTTCGGCTACTATATTTAGACACCGCACTAGTAGCTTGCGGCTGTACTCGTCCTGGCATTTTTTTATCGCTCCCAGGATATGCGATCGTCTCGATTCCTTATGAAGGTCTGAGTCGACTGATATATAATACTTGCTTTTAAAGCTTTTGTCAAGATTTTCTTATTTTTTTGCCATTTTCTTGTAAGAATATGGAGAAAATAGCAAGAGCATTGGATAAAGCTCAAGCCTTCCAAATAGCATGGCCAAAGTTAGGGTAAACTTAGAAGTTGGAGCCATTGATGCAAAGGAAGATACTGGCCCAAAATCTTTAAGTCCCGGTCCCACGTTGTTGTAAGTTGTGGCAACAGCTGCAAAGGCTGATTCAAAATTCTCTACATCACGGCTTACTATTACCATAAATAGGATAAATAAAAGTATATATAAAACTAGATATTTATTTACAGCCTCTTCGAGCTCATCGTCCATCCTCTTTCCATCAAGCTTGGTAATGGCAACTCTCTTTGGATTTATAACTTTTTTTATGTGGTTGATTGTAGATTTAAAAAGGATTAAAAACCTTGAAACCTTAAAACCACCTGCAGTTGATCCTGCAGACGCTCCTATAAACATCAATAAAATTAAGATATTTCTAGAAAACATCGGCCAAGACCCGTAGTCAGCCGAAACATAGCCCGTAGTTGTCATTATGGACGACACTGTAAAGAGTGACTGGATTCCTGTATAAACAAGGTCCCCATAATAGTCCCTAATATTATAAAATATTAAGCCTGTAGCAAGGGCTACGATACCCAAATACCAATAAAGCTCTTCTGATTTAAAGCCTTCTCTAGCTGACCTAATTAGGGCAAAATAATAGAGGTTGAAGTTTACACCAAATGCGAGCATGGCAATAGAAAGAACTATTTCTATATACCTAGAATCATAGTATCCTACTGATAATCCCTTGTTGGCAAATCCTCCAGTTCCTGCCGCTCCCATGGCGAAGATTATTGAATCAAACAAATCCATACCGCCAAAAAGCAAGAATATTACAGTTATCAGAGTCATTACAAGATAGATTATGTATAAGACTCTGGCTGTATAAGTAAGTTTTGGAGTAATCTTTCCAAAAGATGGGCCTGGCATTTCAGCCTTCAAAAGGCTTGATGATTCCTTGTTTGATTTTGGAAGTATAGCAAGGGTGAAAACCAAAATTCCCATACCTCCAATCAAATGGGATAGAGACCTCCAAATAATTATTGAATGTGGAAGAAGTTCCACATTGATGGCTACAGATGCCCCACAGGTTGTAAAACCACTCGCCATCTCAAAAAAGGCATCCAAAAAAGTATGGTAATTTGTCGGTGTCAAATACAAGGGTATAGCCCCAATTATAGAAAAAAGGATCCAAGCGGCAGCTGTTGTAAACAAGCCCTCCCTGGTATAAATATGGCCTTGTTCGTCACCGATTTTAACTAAGATACTTCCTGCAAAGCTTGCTATTAAAATTGGTATAAAAAAATATAATTTATCATAAAATCCTTCTCGGTAGATAAAGGCCACCATTAATGGCACCAACATGAGTAGGGCCAATACTTGGAGCAATCTACCTAGGATGTAATTTATAACCTTACGATTCATATTTACTCCAATATATCATCTAAAACCTTGAAGCTGTGGTTGGTTGTTGCTACTAGGACTGAGTCGCCAAGGTTGATCTTTGACCTACCATTTGGGATTTCTATCTCAACCTGGCCGTGGTCTATTGCAAGAACTAGGCTGTCGTCCCTTATATTTAGGTCTTTTAAAGGATTATCAAGGATTTTAGAATGGTCTATAGCCTTAAATTCTATTACTTCAACTGCCCCATCTTCTAGCCTATACAAGGACGAAATCGAAGCCCCCCTGGCATTTACCTTAGACCTTACTCGTCTGTTAATGACATCTGATGCCGCCATTTTTGGCGCAAAAGTAGTATCATTATCTAAAATTCCAGTCATTTTCAAAAGTTTTGTCCTATTTACTTTTGCAATGACCTTCTCAAGTCCAGATTTTTGAGCAAGTAAGGAAATCAAAATATTTTCCTCATCTATACCTGTTAGGGCCAAAAGGGCATCAAAGTGGTTTAGCCTTAGTTCTTCTAAGACTTCTGGGCTTGTACCGTCAGCGTTAATAACAACAGCTTCTTCGTGCATTTCGCTAATGTCTTCGGCTTTTTTTCTGTCAATTTCAACAACAGTTACCTTAAAGCCCCTTTCGATTAGAAGGCCAACTAGGTATTTAGAAATATTTCCAGCTCCTATAACTAGGATATTTTTTATATCGTAGGCGCCTTTTTGTTCGTATCTATAGAAAATATCCACATCTTCTTTTTCGCCTATGACATAAATTTTATCACCGCTTTTTAGGACGTCATAACCGTGGGGTATATTTACTTCCCCATCAGAGTTGATGATACCAATCAATGTGTGGTAGTTTTTTGAATATGAAGATAGGTCAGAAAGCTTCTTGCCGTCAAGGGCAGAGCCTTCTTCTATAACTAATTCCATCATAATGGCCCTGTCTTTAAAGAATGACTCAACATTTAGGGCGTGGGAATATTTTAGGCTCCTTTGAAGGTCCTTGGCTGCTATGTATTCTGGGTTTACTATTGACATGGCATCGGTAACCTGGCCTATAAATTTCCTGTGTTTAACATAGCGAGGTTCCCTCATCCTTATAATTATGTTCTTGGCTCCCAAATTTTTGGCAAAAGTCGATGCTATTAGGTTTACATCGTCAGATTGGCTAATGGCTATGAAAAGATCACAATATTCTGCCCCAGCCTCTATTAGGGCTTCGACATCACGGCCGTCTCCAACTAAGCCCATAACGTCGTTGGTTGCCAAAAGTTCATCTAAAACTTCCTTGTCTCTATCGATTACAACTATATCATGACCCTCATTTGATAGGTCTTGTGTCACAAAAGAGCCGACTTTGCCGGCTCCCAAAATAATTATTTTCATTAAAGCTCCTTGGGAATTTTAAAAATCTACTAATACCTTACCGCTTTTATAAATTTTCCCATAAGATTTGCTTACTTCTTTAGATAATCGTAGGCATAACGAGCTAAAAGTTCTGCCCCGTATTTCATTGCTCTTTCATCTGGATTGAAGTCTTTGGCGTGGTTTTGAGGGTATGTTGCCTTGTTTTCTGGGTCTCTGCCACCTATAAACATGTAGGTTCCATCCACACCTGGCACATCTTTGTAACCTGATAAATAAAAACCAAAGTCTTCTGAACCTGCTAGTTTTAAATCTGTTTGAACATTGTCTTCACCAAAAATTTCCTTGGCTATTTTTACAGATAGGTCTGTAGACTTTTCCTCATTTATGACAGCTCCAGCTCCCATATGGTAGCCAAATTCAGCACTTCCACCGTAGATTTCTGCAGAAAGTTTGGCTGCTTTTTCTAGTTGTCTTACCATAAAGTCAACTGACTCATTAGAAAAAGACCTAAAAGATCCATCGAGTTTTATATCAGCTGCCACTGCATTTGCTGCGGACCCGCCCTCTACAACTCCTAGGTTCAACACAACTGGGTGGAAAACATTGTCGATTTTTCTCGCTTGGATTGCATAGGCAACATTTATGAAATTTGCAAGCATTAGCATGGCGTCATTTCCTTGATAAGGGGTAGATGAATGTGCAGAAGTTCCTTTAAATTTAACTGTAAAGAAGGTGTTATTTGCCATTACTTCTCCATAACCAGTTGAGGCCTTTCCAAGATCCCATCCGGTGTGAATGTGGATGGCAAAAGCTGAATCAACTCCCTTGGTGTAGCCTCCGCTTACAACTGCCCTACCACCTTCGCCTGTTTCTTCGCCAGGTTGGAAAATTATCCTAACCCTCCCATTTAAGTCATCTTTTACTTTCAAAAGTGCTTTTGTAGCATTTAAAAGCATGGCAGCATGAATATCATGGCCGCAAGCGTGGCTTAGGCCTTCAGTTTGGCTTTTAAAATCAAAATCATTTGTTTCCTTTATTGGTAGGGCATCTATGTCTGCCCTCAAAAGAACAGTCTTGCCCTTACTTTCTGGATTTATTTCAACCATAAGACCTGTAGGATCGATATCCACAGGAGAAAAGCCCAAAGCTTCCAGTTCTTTTTTGATAAAGGCAGTTGTCTTTACCTCTTTCATGGCAAGTTCAGGGTGGACGTGCATGAATCTTCTATCTTCTATCATTTTTTCTTCATTAGCTAGTATTGCTTTTTTAATTATCTCTGTCAATTTTCTTCCTTCCTTATTATTATTTATTATACCCAACTGAAAAAAGACTCGGTTTTTATTAAGCTTTTGCTTAACCAAGTCTTTTTTCCTAATCAGCTTGTGGAGCTATTTTTAAATCCAAAAACAAATCATTATACAAAATAGTTGTTTCCTTGCCCAAATCTTTGAAAACTTCTAGTTTATCAATTATTTCATCATCAGGATAAAGAGTCTTATCCTCCCTTGCTTCCTCATCAATTAAATCCATTGCCTTCTTGTTTGGAGTTGCGTACCATACATAATCAGCATTTCTTGCAGCTATATCTGGCCTTAAAAAATAAGATATAAGAGCATAGGCCCCCTTACTATTCCTACTTGTCTTTGGAATTACCATTGTATCAAACCAAATATTTGAGCCTTCTTTTGGTATGTGGTAGGCTAGATTTTCATTCATATCTTGGGCCATTGCAGCCTCACCAGAGAAGGTAATTCCTATATCAGCCTCGCCTTGGCCCATATACATCCTGATTTCGTCAGCAAGTAGGGCCTTGACATTTGACATAAAGGGCACCAGGTCATTTTTGACTTCTCTTAGGATTTTTTCGTTCTTTTCATTAAGGCTGTAACCTTTCTTAAGTAAACCAATTCCAAGTGTTTCCCTTGCTCCATCAAAGGATAGGATTTCCCCTTCAAACTTAGGATCCCATAGATTTGCCCAAGAATCCACATCTGCCTCGCTATATTTTTCGGTGTTATAAATTATACCGAAAGTCCCCCAAAAATAAGGTATTGAATATTCATTGCCCGGATCATAGGACTGGTTTAAAAATCTCTGGTCAATATTATCGA
This genomic window from Anaerococcus murdochii contains:
- a CDS encoding glutaredoxin family protein is translated as MKDYKLYVGTVCRFCKKVEDFMKENNIDIPLVNINEDREAMMELMEKGGKRQVPCLYHDGEYLYESDDIIEFLKKNYK
- a CDS encoding Cof-type HAD-IIB family hydrolase is translated as MIKLIASDIDETIISKDQKVPERNKKAIKQAIEKGLIVMLATGRGPYEIFDIPEQAGVIADDRYIICCNGAVIMNVKTKEIIDVIDLDFAYAKNVFSYAYENKLTFYLYTLDKKYGINLTDDTIVAEKHINILDTDNIDFLKDETILKLIIKNEDMNHLQALEVDIARITNYDLEISYSSNMYMEINAKGVNKAVALKKVCDHYGIDLKDVLAIGDNYNDVAMLEEAGRSVAVRNARLQVRETADYVTSLDNNKGAVGEAIEKFVLNL
- a CDS encoding ferritin encodes the protein MSKVLDLLNEQMNFEYESAYIYKAMAAYTDRLELDGYTHWFDEQVKEEIGHGEAMKHFLQEVGYDVRYKAIAEPQYDYESLVDVFKAALAHEKEVTRRIHEIAEIAKDEDLRVFSFIKGFIDEQVEEEDSVGKIVTRLERINGNWGGIYILDHELGFRK
- a CDS encoding epoxyqueuosine reductase QueH, coding for MNKINYNKVMEDIIKKLDENGEKPRLLLQVCCGPCSTQVIERLRDHFDMDLYFYNPMIYPREELDKRAENLKKVAEKSHFEGKVIIPANDMKDFYEVSQKRKDDKEFGEACYDCYKLRLAETARLAKEKSYDYFTTSLSISPYKNAQWLNEIGEELEKEYGVKYLFADFKKRDGYKKSIELSKEYGIYRQEYCGCIFSKKEMEENNC
- the rpsI gene encoding 30S ribosomal protein S9, which encodes MAGNIIQSTGRRKTSVARVTMVPGSGKIIINGKDLDQYFDFESLKIVVRSPLTLTENLTSYDIRVNVNGGGFNGQAGAIRHAIARALVEANPDLRIALKRAGFLTRDSRKKERKKPGFKKARKSSQFSKR
- the rplM gene encoding 50S ribosomal protein L13 produces the protein MKHQKTWTATPSNIERKWYVVDAEGMVLGRLASQVAAILRGKNKPTFTPHFDTGDYVIVINADKVVLTGNKEDQKEYKRYSGYTGGLKITKFKDMKAKYPERIVEHAIVGMLPHNKLGRQMAKKLRVYAGSDHGHEAQFPEALDLK
- a CDS encoding TrkH family potassium uptake protein; protein product: MNRKVINYILGRLLQVLALLMLVPLMVAFIYREGFYDKLYFFIPILIASFAGSILVKIGDEQGHIYTREGLFTTAAAWILFSIIGAIPLYLTPTNYHTFLDAFFEMASGFTTCGASVAINVELLPHSIIIWRSLSHLIGGMGILVFTLAILPKSNKESSSLLKAEMPGPSFGKITPKLTYTARVLYIIYLVMTLITVIFLLFGGMDLFDSIIFAMGAAGTGGFANKGLSVGYYDSRYIEIVLSIAMLAFGVNFNLYYFALIRSAREGFKSEELYWYLGIVALATGLIFYNIRDYYGDLVYTGIQSLFTVSSIMTTTGYVSADYGSWPMFSRNILILLMFIGASAGSTAGGFKVSRFLILFKSTINHIKKVINPKRVAITKLDGKRMDDELEEAVNKYLVLYILLFILFMVIVSRDVENFESAFAAVATTYNNVGPGLKDFGPVSSFASMAPTSKFTLTLAMLFGRLELYPMLLLFSPYSYKKMAKK
- the trkA gene encoding Trk system potassium transporter TrkA, whose translation is MKIIILGAGKVGSFVTQDLSNEGHDIVVIDRDKEVLDELLATNDVMGLVGDGRDVEALIEAGAEYCDLFIAISQSDDVNLIASTFAKNLGAKNIIIRMREPRYVKHRKFIGQVTDAMSIVNPEYIAAKDLQRSLKYSHALNVESFFKDRAIMMELVIEEGSALDGKKLSDLSSYSKNYHTLIGIINSDGEVNIPHGYDVLKSGDKIYVIGEKEDVDIFYRYEQKGAYDIKNILVIGAGNISKYLVGLLIERGFKVTVVEIDRKKAEDISEMHEEAVVINADGTSPEVLEELRLNHFDALLALTGIDEENILISLLAQKSGLEKVIAKVNRTKLLKMTGILDNDTTFAPKMAASDVINRRVRSKVNARGASISSLYRLEDGAVEVIEFKAIDHSKILDNPLKDLNIRDDSLVLAIDHGQVEIEIPNGRSKINLGDSVLVATTNHSFKVLDDILE
- a CDS encoding M20 metallopeptidase family protein, producing the protein MTEIIKKAILANEEKMIEDRRFMHVHPELAMKEVKTTAFIKKELEALGFSPVDIDPTGLMVEINPESKGKTVLLRADIDALPIKETNDFDFKSQTEGLSHACGHDIHAAMLLNATKALLKVKDDLNGRVRIIFQPGEETGEGGRAVVSGGYTKGVDSAFAIHIHTGWDLGKASTGYGEVMANNTFFTVKFKGTSAHSSTPYQGNDAMLMLANFINVAYAIQARKIDNVFHPVVLNLGVVEGGSAANAVAADIKLDGSFRSFSNESVDFMVRQLEKAAKLSAEIYGGSAEFGYHMGAGAVINEEKSTDLSVKIAKEIFGEDNVQTDLKLAGSEDFGFYLSGYKDVPGVDGTYMFIGGRDPENKATYPQNHAKDFNPDERAMKYGAELLARYAYDYLKK
- a CDS encoding ABC transporter substrate-binding protein, giving the protein MNKVYKFVLGILALTLLLVLGKERLNASSTGTNDKDIYFYNWGNYVDPEVLKDFEEETGYNVIYETFDSNEAMMAKIEQGKTYYDLAFPSEYTVEIMRDKGLLEKLDHSKIVGLDNIDQRFLNQSYDPGNEYSIPYFWGTFGIIYNTEKYSEADVDSWANLWDPKFEGEILSFDGARETLGIGLLKKGYSLNEKNEKILREVKNDLVPFMSNVKALLADEIRMYMGQGEADIGITFSGEAAMAQDMNENLAYHIPKEGSNIWFDTMVIPKTSRNSKGAYALISYFLRPDIAARNADYVWYATPNKKAMDLIDEEAREDKTLYPDDEIIDKLEVFKDLGKETTILYNDLFLDLKIAPQAD